The Cannabis sativa cultivar Pink pepper isolate KNU-18-1 chromosome 8, ASM2916894v1, whole genome shotgun sequence genomic interval ACATCCTAAAATATTTGAAGGGTTTTTTCCCACACTTCCATTTGGGAAATAAAGACAGAATACCTGTGGTATGATCATAAGTTCCCTCATTCAAAAATAAAGCTTCAGCATTCGGGTAAGTATCTAACCAGTTTTGGTTGGCCATGATTCTATcgatctttgaaaaaattctgTCTTGGCCCTGCTGTTTGTTCGTCCACGTAAAGAAAGCACCCGTAGCTTTGATATCTTCAAGTTGACAGTCTTGAATGCACTCAATGAACTCAGCTTCAGCTTGATATTTAACTTTGTGGCCCACTCTCTCATCTTTGCCTATGATTGCATTAAAATCCCCCATTAATATCCAACTTTCATCTGTCTTTGAGGACTGTAAATCCTTCCACAATTCCAATCTTTCTTTCATGTCATTGAAGCCATATATAACAGTCAAGAAACTATGATAAGTACCATccattgttgttattttcaaatGCATAAGTTGGCTCGTACATTTGATAATATCAACAATGAAACAGTTTGGGTTCCAAGCGATACCAATCCTTCCTCCTTGGTGCCATGCTATATTTGACGAAAAACACCATCCGTTAAAGACATTAAGGTACAAGGTTCCAAGCTTGTGAACCTTTACCCTTGTTTCGAGAAGACCAACAAAACCAGCCTCTTGAGTTCGAATGAActgtttaatttgttgttgtttttgctGGTTGTTGGCTCCCCGGAGATTCCAAACAAGGAACTTATCCATTGCCAAGAGAGGGTCCTCCCCCCTCTCTTGTGTTATCTATTTGCTCAACATTAGCCCACTATATCCATAATTCCCACATCATCATTTACCCCTACTAATACTTGGAAACCATTTGAAGTGCTTGTCTCCTTTACTGCAGTTTTTTGTTCTTGCACCTTCTTCCCTTTCGAAACTGCCTGAAAGCCTTCATCATCTACAGTGGGTTTCTCCTTCTGTTTATCCTCTTTAACAACCCATTCCCGTtttacaccatttttcttcttaCATTCTGCAGCCACGTGCCCCAATCCAGAACAATTAGAACACAAGTCTGGTTTCCATTCGTATTTAACGCCCACAGACACATTACTACCATATTCATCCTCAAACTCTAACACACTGGGAAACTCCTGGTTCATGAGGACTTCCATCATAATTCTTGGATAGTTCAATCTATCTCTATCTCGAGTGACTGAATCCACCATCACTGGTTTACCTATTAGCCCCACTATTTTAAAGAGAGACCTCTGCCCCCAATATTTGAGTTCGAGCCCCTCTAATTGAATCCAGATGGGAAGAGACTTTACAACTTCCTTTCTGAAATTCGTGTTTGCATCCCAGGGCTTCATTATAACAGGTCGACGATTGAAGAAAATGTACCCACCGTTAAGCACTTGGTCCCTGTATTCCATGGAATTGAATCGAATAATGAACACTCCGTAAGTGAGCATTCTAACCTTATCAATCTTGTCCTTCCATAGCCTGTTAGCAAAGCCTTCCAGTATATCCAGAGGGGGATTTGACCCCAAAACATAACAAACAATCGAAGGTTGCCAGAAATTCACTTCATCTTCTATGTCATCAATTGTAATCTTGACTTTGTTACTCTTCTCAGATTGATTCATCGATTTCTCCAAATTCCTAATTACAGCACTAGATCGTAAAATAGGAGGAGTAGAGTTCTCACCATGAGATAAATCACTGTTACATTGGTTGTTCATGTGGATAAAGTGCATCAGATCTTCTCGAGCTTCATCAAATCGTTTAATTTCCCGCAGTGATGATTTGGGCGACAGAGGAGGTGGAAACAGATCGTTCTGAGACCCACAACTCCTTCTCCCGTCCATTCCTAGCATCTCATCATCCTCTTCCCCCAAGAGTTCCAGAGGAGCAATACCAATTACTTCATCCACCGATTTTGTGTGTAAGATATCCGAGACAGAATCAGGGCCTTTCTTCCTCACTTTCTTAGTAGAAATCCTTGCCTTCCCCTGTGTTTTTGACCTAGTTTTTGCCATAGCATATCGTGACACGTGTCGAAGAAAGCCTTGAAGACGTGTGAAAACTGCACACGGACCGCGACATAGGAAAGGCATGCTACGGCCCGCCTATATAATGCGAAGAGAAATAGGTCTTCTGCGTGTGTTATCTTGTGCTATctttttttgttggaaattattttaccaggatcttagatctactcacaagtatgttgtttaacaccctaaatatgaactttctaaaacgatgaaataaacacgtataaagtttaggaaaccttacattgggtgcagcggaataatatgactccttccgttcagatatctagcccttgattcctttctgtagcagagcattatcaatatctgatcctggatctctttctctgaatctttgatgccgaaactccttcttgctgaaagtctttcttcacgatcttactcactatggttgaggtatcacttgctgtgtgtgggcactactcatacactaagaatttcaaaatttgagagggaagaaagagagagggagtgg includes:
- the LOC115700093 gene encoding uncharacterized protein LOC115700093; amino-acid sequence: MDKFLVWNLRGANNQQKQQQIKQFIRTQEAGFVGLLETRVKVHKLGTLYLNVFNGWCFSSNIAWHQGGRIGIAWNPNCFIVDIIKCTSQLMHLKITTMDGTYHSFLTVIYGFNDMKERLELWKDLQSSKTDESWILMGDFNAIIGKDERVGHKVKYQAEAEFIECIQDCQLEDIKATGAFFTWTNKQQGQDRIFSKIDRIMANQNWLDTYPNAEALFLNEGTYDHTTGILSLFPKWKCGKKPFKYFRMWTTHPEYDSKVADVWKQRISGTSMYQVVHKLKALKPVLREINQKGFLDLQATWIQEKQLLDETQSKLHTDPLTEAL